A genomic stretch from Corynebacterium kutscheri includes:
- a CDS encoding membrane protein → MFHAVIYALLDSLNVLLIGLIVVVGVMQPKNGKYGKIVSLLIAGDWLGVFLLALVTMFIFDGLGEIVKTLVESPTFGIILIVVGVISFFLALKGGDSTELMAKLLPPLQRPSIKTFFGGMALGMIQSVTSAPFFAGIAVLSAGDFSVMVRYVGMFFYASLALSLPFLTALLVAMVRHYPESPAGRFFMWMRGHKDQASQYSGYFIAIVLIAMGVLHL, encoded by the coding sequence ATGTTTCACGCCGTTATCTACGCCCTATTGGACTCATTAAATGTCTTACTCATCGGGCTGATCGTAGTAGTCGGTGTGATGCAACCTAAAAATGGTAAATACGGCAAAATCGTTAGTTTACTTATTGCTGGTGATTGGCTGGGAGTATTCCTGCTGGCACTAGTGACGATGTTTATTTTTGATGGCCTAGGAGAGATTGTAAAAACCCTAGTAGAATCTCCTACCTTTGGCATTATCTTGATTGTGGTGGGAGTTATTAGTTTCTTCCTAGCACTAAAAGGTGGGGATTCCACTGAGCTGATGGCCAAACTGCTACCACCACTACAGCGGCCATCAATAAAAACTTTTTTTGGTGGAATGGCACTAGGAATGATCCAATCAGTAACCTCAGCGCCCTTTTTTGCCGGCATTGCGGTACTAAGCGCAGGAGATTTTTCAGTTATGGTGCGCTATGTAGGCATGTTTTTTTATGCCAGCTTGGCATTAAGCTTGCCTTTTCTTACCGCACTGTTAGTGGCCATGGTTCGTCACTACCCAGAAAGCCCTGCCGGACGCTTTTTTATGTGGATGCGAGGACACAAAGATCAAGCTAGCCAATATTCGGGCTATTTTATCGCCATCGTCTTAATCGCGATGGGTGTCCTGCATCTATAA
- a CDS encoding solute carrier family 23 protein, whose amino-acid sequence MTTVATTSLSHPVDHVPPPPKLAALGLQHVLAFYAGAVIVPLLIAGSLNLDTETTIHLINADLLTCGIATLIQTVGIGKHIGVRLPIIQGVTTTAVAPIIAIGLSVTNGSGGVESLPTIYGAVIVAGLFTFFVTPIFAKFLRFFPPVVTGTVLLVMGTSLLAVSANDFVNYAEGIPSGHDLGYAFGTLTVIILVQRFFRGFLGTLAILIGLVLGTLIAILLGDASMSAVSEASVLGITTPFYFGTPVFNLSAIFSMIIVMIITMVETTGDVFATGEIVKKRIRTDDIKRAIRADGLSTFLGGIMNSFPYTCFAQNVGLVRITGVKSRWVAVSAAGFMIVLGLLPKAGAIVASIPAPVLGAASLAMFANVAWVGLQTIAKTDMNDNRNAVIVTTALGLAMLVTFKPEIAQAMPQWAQIFVSSGMSIGAVTAIILNILFFHIGQQSGASVARNAAGEGVSLAEINAMNTEEFVSTLRPLFNDQVWPLEQAWQARPFTDISDLREAIQVAVLTADEHRREALIHDYPDMAELLLATDSEAAQLSLARGSLGIDELDNVEQEQIKEIADAYRERFNMPFVACLDTNDTVHSIIDSGVRRLANSPEQEHRVALSEIVEIANDRFDIVLADANPVRSAWDRKFTEVE is encoded by the coding sequence TTGACCACCGTAGCGACTACCTCGCTTTCTCATCCCGTCGATCATGTTCCACCCCCACCAAAACTAGCTGCTCTTGGACTACAGCATGTGCTTGCTTTTTATGCTGGCGCGGTAATCGTGCCATTACTTATTGCGGGCTCCCTTAATCTCGATACCGAAACCACTATCCACCTCATCAATGCTGACTTGCTCACCTGTGGCATTGCTACCTTGATTCAAACAGTTGGCATTGGCAAGCACATTGGTGTGCGTCTACCCATTATCCAAGGTGTCACTACTACTGCCGTTGCGCCAATTATTGCCATTGGCTTAAGTGTTACTAATGGTTCTGGTGGAGTGGAATCCTTGCCCACCATTTATGGTGCAGTTATTGTCGCGGGGTTATTTACTTTCTTTGTAACCCCAATTTTTGCTAAATTCCTACGTTTTTTCCCACCAGTAGTTACTGGCACTGTTTTGCTGGTCATGGGCACGTCGTTGCTCGCAGTTTCTGCAAATGACTTTGTCAACTATGCCGAAGGAATTCCTTCTGGGCATGATCTTGGCTATGCTTTTGGCACCTTAACCGTCATTATTTTGGTGCAGCGTTTCTTCCGGGGCTTCTTAGGCACTTTAGCTATTCTTATTGGTTTGGTTTTAGGCACGCTCATAGCTATTTTGCTTGGCGACGCTTCTATGTCTGCGGTTTCTGAAGCTTCCGTTTTAGGTATTACCACGCCCTTTTATTTTGGTACCCCAGTTTTTAACCTCTCTGCTATTTTCTCCATGATTATCGTCATGATCATTACCATGGTGGAAACTACTGGTGATGTGTTTGCCACCGGTGAGATCGTAAAAAAGCGTATCCGCACAGACGATATTAAACGTGCTATTCGGGCAGATGGATTGTCTACTTTCTTAGGCGGAATTATGAACTCGTTCCCCTACACTTGCTTTGCCCAAAATGTTGGTTTGGTGCGCATCACTGGTGTGAAATCACGGTGGGTAGCGGTTTCTGCTGCTGGGTTTATGATTGTACTCGGCCTGCTGCCTAAAGCTGGTGCGATTGTTGCTTCCATCCCAGCTCCAGTACTTGGTGCTGCCTCACTAGCGATGTTCGCCAATGTCGCCTGGGTAGGTTTACAAACTATCGCTAAAACAGATATGAACGATAACCGTAATGCAGTTATCGTCACCACTGCTTTGGGGCTGGCTATGCTGGTAACTTTTAAGCCAGAGATCGCCCAAGCTATGCCACAATGGGCACAAATTTTTGTTTCTTCTGGTATGTCTATTGGCGCAGTAACCGCAATTATTCTTAATATTTTGTTCTTCCATATTGGTCAACAATCTGGCGCTTCTGTAGCACGTAACGCTGCAGGCGAAGGAGTGAGCTTGGCTGAGATTAATGCCATGAACACTGAAGAATTTGTTTCTACCTTGCGGCCGCTTTTCAACGACCAAGTATGGCCATTAGAACAGGCTTGGCAAGCGCGTCCTTTTACAGATATTTCTGATTTACGCGAGGCTATTCAAGTAGCGGTTCTTACTGCCGATGAACACCGTCGAGAAGCATTAATTCATGACTACCCAGATATGGCTGAACTTCTCTTAGCAACTGATTCTGAAGCAGCCCAGCTAAGTCTAGCTCGGGGATCACTAGGTATTGATGAACTTGATAACGTAGAACAAGAACAAATCAAAGAGATTGCCGATGCGTACCGCGAGCGATTCAATATGCCTTTTGTTGCCTGTCTTGATACCAATGACACGGTGCACAGCATTATTGATTCCGGGGTACGTCGTTTAGCTAATTCTCCAGAACAAGAACATCGAGTTGCATTAAGCGAAATCGTGGAGATTGCTAATGATCGCTTCGATATTGTCCTTGCTGATGCCAACCCAGTACGTAGTGCATGGGATCGTAAATTCACTGAAGTTGAGTAA
- the pth gene encoding aminoacyl-tRNA hydrolase — protein sequence MSFFDFLRSLFSASSSTTEQPAADWIVIGLGNPGPRYQSTRHNVGYLGVDALLNGTALVQRKGLPVQEARIRIGDQEVSVLRSTTYMNNSGEAIVPIMAENGLSPENVIILHDELDLPQGKIRLKKGGNENGHNGLKSATALLGTRDYLRVRMGISRPPQGVKVADYVLSPVEDAAVMSMSHTAAEAVKIIISEGLVAAQNKIHSRS from the coding sequence ATGAGTTTCTTTGATTTCTTACGCTCTCTTTTTTCTGCTAGTTCTTCCACAACAGAACAACCTGCTGCTGATTGGATTGTGATTGGCTTGGGCAATCCTGGTCCGCGCTACCAATCGACTCGGCACAATGTGGGTTATCTTGGTGTCGATGCCCTACTTAATGGGACTGCCCTTGTGCAACGAAAAGGTTTGCCGGTACAAGAAGCACGGATTCGCATTGGGGATCAGGAAGTATCCGTACTACGTTCCACAACGTATATGAATAACTCCGGGGAAGCTATCGTCCCAATTATGGCTGAAAATGGGTTGAGCCCAGAAAACGTGATTATTCTTCACGATGAGCTGGACCTGCCCCAAGGAAAAATTCGTTTAAAAAAGGGCGGCAATGAAAATGGCCATAATGGTTTAAAATCTGCCACCGCGCTTTTAGGCACCCGGGATTATTTGCGCGTGCGCATGGGAATTTCTCGCCCACCGCAAGGGGTAAAGGTAGCAGATTATGTACTTAGCCCCGTCGAGGATGCTGCTGTCATGAGTATGTCTCATACTGCTGCCGAGGCCGTAAAAATTATCATTAGCGAAGGTTTGGTCGCAGCCCAAAATAAGATTCATTCTCGTAGTTAA
- a CDS encoding NYN domain-containing protein produces the protein MRIDLDIAALADKQQVNQIIMISGDSDFVPAAKHARRSGIDFILDPMWAPITDSLSEHIDGIRQCVKKIPDNEKDPLHVPYLGVHNPEDENEEEL, from the coding sequence ATGAGAATCGATCTTGATATTGCAGCTCTCGCCGATAAACAACAGGTCAACCAAATCATTATGATTTCAGGTGATAGTGACTTTGTTCCAGCAGCAAAACATGCCCGTAGGTCTGGGATTGATTTCATTCTTGATCCTATGTGGGCACCGATTACCGACAGCCTTAGCGAGCATATCGACGGAATACGACAATGCGTCAAAAAGATACCCGACAATGAAAAAGATCCTCTTCATGTGCCTTACCTTGGGGTTCATAACCCCGAAGACGAAAACGAAGAAGAACTCTAA
- a CDS encoding peptide chain release factor 3 gives MSSTTAEASRRRTFAVIAHPDAGKSTLTEALALHAHMISEAGAVHGKAGRKATVSDWMEMEKDRGISIASSALQFEYAPEGHTGKPYMINLVDTPGHADFSEDTYRVLTAVDAAVMLIDAAKGLEPQTLKLFKVCKARGLPIITVINKWDRPGRTPLELVDEIVTEIDLQPTPLFWPVGEAGDFRGLARINDDGEAEQYIHFLRTAGGSTIAPEELFAPEAALEKEEEAWETAAEEVELLAADGALHNQELFLEGETSPLIFASAMLNFGVHQILDTLCALAPAPAGRNSDESVVATATSAIDAQREVTDDFSGVIFKVQAGMDKNHRDSLAFMRIVSGEFDRGMQVTHAQSGRSFSTKYALTVFGRTRSTVETAFPGDIVGLVNAGSLAPGDTIYAGRKVQYPPMPQFAPEHFRTLRAKSLGKYKQFRKALDQLAAEGVVQILRNDARGDAAPVMAAVGPMQFEVMMARMDNEYNVETVADPIPYSVARRTTNKTAPELAKQRGVEIFTRTDGELVALFGDKWKLAFIEKEHPEFELFPMVAD, from the coding sequence ATGAGCTCAACCACTGCCGAGGCTTCACGCCGTCGTACATTCGCTGTTATTGCCCACCCTGATGCTGGTAAATCCACACTCACCGAGGCACTGGCATTGCACGCGCATATGATCTCGGAGGCTGGTGCTGTCCACGGCAAGGCTGGGCGTAAAGCCACTGTGTCGGACTGGATGGAGATGGAAAAAGATCGCGGTATTTCCATCGCTTCCTCAGCATTGCAATTTGAGTATGCTCCAGAAGGCCATACTGGCAAACCTTATATGATTAACTTGGTCGATACCCCAGGTCACGCAGATTTCTCCGAAGATACCTACCGCGTGCTGACCGCTGTTGATGCCGCCGTTATGCTTATCGACGCAGCAAAAGGTTTAGAGCCACAGACCTTAAAACTTTTTAAAGTGTGTAAAGCACGTGGCTTGCCTATTATCACGGTCATTAACAAATGGGACCGTCCAGGTCGTACTCCCCTAGAATTAGTCGATGAGATCGTTACCGAGATTGATCTGCAACCTACTCCCCTTTTTTGGCCGGTAGGCGAAGCGGGCGATTTCCGCGGCCTGGCGCGTATTAACGATGATGGTGAAGCTGAGCAATACATTCACTTCCTGCGTACTGCGGGTGGTTCGACTATTGCTCCTGAAGAACTTTTCGCCCCAGAGGCTGCCTTAGAAAAAGAAGAAGAGGCTTGGGAAACTGCTGCTGAGGAAGTAGAGCTTCTTGCTGCCGATGGTGCTTTGCATAATCAGGAACTATTTTTAGAAGGCGAAACCTCACCACTGATTTTTGCCTCGGCAATGCTTAATTTTGGGGTGCATCAAATCCTTGATACCTTGTGTGCTCTGGCTCCAGCACCTGCTGGCCGTAACTCTGATGAGTCAGTCGTTGCTACAGCTACTTCAGCTATCGATGCTCAACGAGAAGTCACCGATGATTTCTCTGGTGTTATTTTCAAGGTTCAGGCGGGTATGGATAAAAACCACCGCGATTCTTTAGCTTTTATGCGTATTGTTTCTGGTGAGTTTGATCGTGGTATGCAGGTAACACATGCGCAATCTGGGCGTAGTTTTTCTACTAAATACGCACTCACTGTCTTTGGTCGGACTCGCTCGACAGTAGAAACAGCTTTCCCTGGCGATATTGTTGGTTTGGTCAATGCGGGTTCGCTTGCTCCTGGCGATACCATTTATGCTGGCCGTAAGGTTCAATATCCACCAATGCCGCAATTCGCGCCAGAGCACTTCCGTACCCTACGAGCTAAAAGCTTGGGCAAGTATAAGCAGTTCCGTAAGGCACTGGATCAATTAGCAGCCGAAGGTGTGGTACAGATTTTGCGTAACGACGCCCGAGGTGATGCTGCACCAGTTATGGCTGCGGTGGGTCCAATGCAGTTCGAAGTGATGATGGCACGTATGGATAATGAATACAACGTCGAAACTGTTGCCGATCCTATCCCTTATTCGGTTGCCCGACGCACCACTAATAAAACTGCTCCTGAACTTGCTAAACAACGCGGTGTGGAAATTTTTACTCGTACCGATGGTGAATTAGTGGCACTTTTTGGTGATAAGTGGAAGCTTGCTTTTATCGAAAAAGAGCATCCCGAATTCGAGCTATTCCCGATGGTTGCTGATTAA